One segment of Pyricularia oryzae 70-15 chromosome 3, whole genome shotgun sequence DNA contains the following:
- a CDS encoding peroxiredoxin HYR1, giving the protein MASATTIYDFKPLNKKGEETPLADYKGKVVLVVNTASKCGFTPQYAGLEALYKKITEKHPEDFTILGFPCNQFGGQEPGTDDDIQNFCQVNYGVTFPIMKKVDVNGDNADPLFKWLKEEMPGIMGLKRVKWNFEKFLIGRDGKVKGRWASTTKPESLEKDILKEIEAPKPSI; this is encoded by the exons ATGGCTTCCGCTACGACAATCTACGACTTCAAGCCCCTCAACA AGAAGGGCGAGGAGACCCCTCTGGCCGACTACAAGGGCAAGGTCGTCCTGGTAGTCAACACGGCCTCCAAGTGCGGCTTCACGCCGCAGTACGCCGGCCTCGAGGCCCTGTACAAGAAGATCACCGAGAAGCACCCCGAGGACTTTACCATCCTCGGCTTCCCCTGCAACCAGTTTGGCGGCCAGGAGCCCGGCACCGACGACGACATTCAAAACTTTTGCCAGGTCAACTACGGCGTCACCTTCCCCATCATGAAGAAGGTCGACGTCAACGGCGACAACGCCGACCCGCTCTTCAAGTGGCTCAAGGAGGAGATGCCCGGCATCATGGGCCTCAAGCGCGTCAAGTGGAACTTTGAAAAGTTCCTGATTGGCAGGGACGGCAAGGTCAAGGGCCGCTGGGCGAGCACGACCAAGCCCGAGTCGCTCGAGAAGGACATTCTCAAGGAGATTGAGGCTCCCAAGCCGTCCATCTAa
- a CDS encoding dihydrodipicolinate synthase has protein sequence MSSTNGNAGSRRALPCGIYAPTMTFFDPETEELDIPTIKKHAERLARAGLAGLVTMGSNGEAVHCTREEKVAVTRATREALDAAGFPAVPIIVGATEGSVKGTIELCRACADVGADAVLLLPPSYYRGFMDDEAISSYFHAVADSSPIPIVLYNYPGAVAGVDMDSDLIIKLAEHPNIVGTKFTCGSTGKLTRVATATKAKTPFAEGSGYMAFGGICDFTVQTLASGGSGIIAGGANVMPKVCVKVWNLWAEGKRDEAIELQKVLSKGDWVLTKAAIAGTKQAIQSYYGYGGYPRRPLKRLDAAKVSAIEEGVREIMDIEKTL, from the coding sequence ATGAGCTCAACAAACGGCAACGCCGGCAGCCGCCGCGCCCTGCCCTGCGGCATTTACGCCCCAACCATGACGTTCTTCGACCCGGAGACTGAGGAGCTCGACATCCCCACCATCAAGAAGCACGCGGAGCGCCTGGCCCGCGCCGGGCTGGCCGGGCTAGTCACCATGGGCTCCAACGGCGAGGCGGTGCACTGCACGCGCGAGGAAAAGGTGGCCGTGACCCGGGCGACGCGCGAGgccctcgacgccgccggctTCCCCGCTGTGCCCATCATCGTCGGCGCCACCGAGGGCTCGGTCAAGGGCACGATCGAGCTGTGCCGGGCCTGCGCCGACGTGGGCGCCGACGcggtcctcctcctccctccCAGCTACTACCGCGGCTTCATGGACGACGAGGCCATCTCGAGCTACTTCCACGCCGTGGCCGACTCGAGCCCCATCCCCATCGTGCTGTACAACTACCCGGGCGCAGTGGCCGGCGTCGACATGGACTCGGACCTCATCATCAAGCTGGCCGAGCACCCCAACATCGTCGGCACAAAGTTCACCTGCGGCAGCACCGGCAAGCTGACCCGcgtcgccaccgccaccaagGCCAAGACGCCCTTCGCCGAGGGCTCCGGCTACATGGCCTTTGGCGGCATCTGCGACTTTACCGTGCAGACCCTGgccagcggcggcagcggcatcaTCGCCGGCGGCGCCAACGTCATGCCCAAGGTCTGCGTCAAGGTCTGGAACCTCTGGGCCGAGGGCAAGCGGGACGAGGCCATCGAGCTGCAAAAGGTCCTGAGCAAGGGCGACTGGGTCCTGACAAAggccgccatcgccggcACCAAGCAGGCCATCCAGAGCTACTACGGCTACGGTGGCTACCCCAGGAGGCCGCTCAAGAGGCTGGACGCCGCCAAGGTCTCGGCCATTGAGGAGGGCGTCAGGGAGATTATGGACATTGAGAAGACGTTGTAG
- a CDS encoding FAD-dependent oxidoreductase, with product MDSKPRHIVIIGGGVIGCTTAYFLTRHEKYDPAIHKITIIEAAGIASGASGKAGGLLGLWANRAVETVPLSFKLHEKLANEHDGEERWGYRKLQGCGTIDTKLKVDDLPDKERAAFPKSSAKTKGAKRQKLNQASRTPPQTPDKSPQTPAFRLLASEKPSLPDPGAPGETLQGTNPNHAAETQLASPIEQALELPGLPKDSSEPQSEHPDTALNIRPTEDTCVRPQRELAACITGTSTRWKSHTILPNGDYFIGDTAIASNKISEGHFPKQSLESQTGGLEDTLQHDSIMNNGEVLSSEDKAINSKVTPLAMTSEPQADLNGDDLPERREKRVNCLQPKKEDKYKTVLDQIGDQLPIANPATARELRSTRSVSSRQNSATLHGSDTAPATKTAITNGNANPPRRSGRQRTGTDKPLKKPSTGNGGATNNVPPKPASITPTVESVKQAVPVKGRGRGGRKDRTGKFPNSCVFPPDLTWINQDLVSSYKKQGAGDSNDTAQVHPYHFTHCMAKLAEGRGVCIRQGVMVTAIDYDHGKGVHGVEILERNSNRRSTLGDDVTDVMVAAGSWTSTLLPKTEIGGVRAHSVVWEVDVTPHAVFTNINLPRGYIPSHRLSRGEVVKASKKLVSSDPEAYARPFKEVYACGAVDHEVELPPTADLVMVDERHCDDIITWLSLVSPVLADAAVKHKQACYMPLREGGDEEPMFGRTLTPGLWLAAGHSCWGIQNAPACGLLMAEMLMDGKTSSLDENVIAAYDPRRFGV from the exons ATGGACAGCAAACCTAGAcacatcgtcatcatcg GTGGCGGCGTGATCGGTTGCACCACTGCGTACTTCTTGACACGCCACGAGAAGTACGACCCGGCCATCCACAAGATCACCATCATAGAAGCCGCCGGTATCGCCTCCGGCGCTTCGGGAAAGGCCGGTGGTCTCCTTGGCTTGTGGGCCAACAGGGCCGTGGAAACCGTGCCTCTGTCCTTCAAACTTCATGAAAAACTGGCCAACGAGCATGACGGCGAGGAGAGGTGGGGTTACCGCAAGCTGCAAGGCTGCGGCACCATCGACACAAAGTTGAAAGTGGACGACTTGCCTGACAAGGAGAGAGCCGCATTCCCAAAGTCTTCAGCTAAGACGAAGGGTGCAAAGAGACAGAAGCTCAACCAAGCTTCCCGAACTCCTCCTCAAACTCCCGATAAATCGCCACAGACGCCCGCCTTTAGACTGTTGGCATCTGAGAAGCCATCACTGCCAGATCCAGGTGCTCCAGGAGAAACACTGCAAGGAACAAATCCTAACCATGCTGCAGAGACCCAGTTAGCATCACCAATAGAACAGGCCCTGGAGCTACCTGGCCTGCCGAAGGATTCATCAGAACCGCAGAGTGAACATCCAGACACTGCGCTAAATATTAGACCAACTGAAGACACTTGTGTTCGGCCCCAGAGAGAACTTGCTGCTTGTATCACAGGAACCTCGACCAGGTGGAAATCCCACACCATCTTGCCCAATGGAGACTACTTCATCGGTGACACGGCTATTGCATCAAACAAAATCAGTGAGGGCCATTTTCCAAAACAATCCTTGGAGAGCCAGACTGGCGGACTTGAAGACACCTTGCAACATGACAGCATCATGAACAATGGAGAGGTTTTGTCCAGTGAAGACAAGGCTATAAATTCAAAGGTTACTCCGTTAGCGATGACTTCAGAACCTCAGGCTGATCTCAATGGCGATGACTTGCCCGAAAGACGCGAAAAACGAGTCAACTGTCTCCAGCCCAAGAAAGAAGACAAGTATAAAACTGTACTGGATCAAATCGGTGATCAACTTCCGATTGCCAACCCTGCAACGGCTCGTGAGCTAAGATCGACGCGGTCGGTGAGCTCCAGGCAGAACTCGGCTACTCTTCACGGCAGTGATACCGCTCCAGCAACCAAAACCGCCATCACCAATGGCAACGCCAATCCTCCAAGGCGATCAGGGAGGCAGAGAACAGGAACTGATAAGCCTTTGAAGAAGCCCTCGACCGGAAACGGGGGCGCCACTAACAATGTCCCACCCAAACCCGCGAGCATTACCCCGACTGTCGAATCAGTCAAGCAAGCCGTTCCTGTCAAGGGGCGGGGTAGAGGTGGTCGCAAGGATCGTACTGGGAAGTTCCCCAATAGCTGTGTGTTCCCGCCCGACCTTACATGGATCAACCAAGACCTTGTCTCATCATACAAGAAGCAGGGCGCAGGCGACAGTAATGATACAGCCCAAGTCCACCCATATCATTTCACGCATTGCATGGCCAAGCTGGCGGAGGGACGGGGCGTATGCATTCGTCAGGGAGTCATGGTAACAGCAATTGACTATGATCACGGCAAGGGTGTGCATGGTGTGGAAATTCTTGAGCGCAATTCGAACCGGCGGTCTACGTTGGGTGACGATGTGACGGACGTAATGGTGGCTGCCGGCTCATGGACGTCGACGCTCCTCCCCAAGACGGAGATTGGCGGCGTCCGGGCCCACAGCGTCGTCTGGGAGGTGGACGTCACGCCGCATGCCGTCTTTACAAATATCAACCTTCCGAGGGGCTATATCCCAAGCCATCGCCTGAGCAGGGGCGAAGTTGTCAAAGCATCCAAGAAGCTGGTCTCGTCTGATCCAGAAGCATACGCGAGGCCGTTCAAGGAGGTGTATGCCTGTG GAGCTGTAGACCACGAAGTCGAACTTCCGCCCACGGCTGATCTCGTGATGGTCGACGAGCGGCACTGCGACGACATCATTACATGGCTAAGTCTCGTCTCGCCCGTTCTCGCCGACGCGGCCGTCAAGCACAAGCAGGCGTGCTACATGCCGCTGCGAGAGGGCGGAGACGAGGAGCCCATGTTTGGACGAACGTTGACGCCGGGACTCTGGCTTGCCGCCGGCCACAGCTGCTGGGGCATACAGAACGCGCCGGCCTGCGGTCTGCTGATGGCCGAGATGCTGATGGACGGAAAGACCTCGAGCCTTGACGAGAACGTGATTGCTGCATATGATCCGCGGCGGTTCGGTGTATGA
- a CDS encoding D-galacturonic acid reductase, translating to MANAGPLNVLMVGTGEYTTGFVGGGASGSDKKVGVVGLSMFDLRRRGKVGKLGMVGVNGKKFGAIREHLHKNIQQVYNNLDTSFDSYPANDAVDPDAYKAAIDALSPGDAITIFTPDTTHYPIAMYAVERGIHVMLTKPAVKLLSHHQELLEAARKKGVYVYVEHHKRYDPAYADARFKSQKLGAFNYFYSYMSQPKSQLETFKAWAGVDSDISYYLNSHHIDICDSMASPLGYVPVKVSASASKGVATSLGCNEATEDTITVLVHWENKETKGHATGVYTASWTAPQRAGVHSNQYFHYLAKDGEIRIDQAKRGYDVADDNVGQLMWYNPFYMKYAPDEDGNFAGQSGYGYISMEKFVDGCRAINAGSLKPEDLDAKGLPTLKNTIATTAILEAGRRAIDENREVMIEIKDGVWSLV from the exons ATGGCGAACGCAGGACCTCTCAATGTGCTAATG GTGGGCACCGGCGAGTACACCACTGGTTTTGTTGGTGGTGGCGCCTCAGGATCGGACAAGAAGGTCGGCGTTGTAGGCCTCTCCATGTTTGACTTGCGCAGGCGAGGCAAGGTTGGCAAACTGGGCATGGTGGGAGTTAACGGAAAGAAGTTTGGTGCTATTC GTGAGCACCTTCACAAGAATATTCAGCAGGTCTACAACAACTTGGACACCTCTTTTGACTCATATCCTGCCAACGACGCCGTGGACCCGGATGCGTACAAGGCAGCCATTGATGCACTCTCGCCTGGAGATGCCATCACCATCTTCACCCCTGACACCACTCACTACCCGATCGCCATGTACGCTGTTGAGAGGGGTATCCACGTAATGTTGACCAAGCCCGCAGTCAAGCTTCTGTCTCACCACCAAGAACTGCTCGAGGCTGCCCGCAAGAAGGGCGTCTACGTCTACGTTGAGCACCACAAGCGGTACGACCCGGCCTACGCCGATGCCCGGTTCAAGTCACAGAAGCTCGGCGCTTTCAACTACTTCTACAGCTACATGTCGCAGCCCAAGTCTCAACTCGAGACCTTCAAGGCCTGGGCCGGTGTagactcggacatttcctaCTACCTCAACAGCCACCACATTGACATTTGCGACTCGATGGCCTCACCGCTGGGCTATGTCCCCGTCAAGGTGTCGGCCTCTGCCTCCAAGGGCGTCGCGACCAGCCTGGGCTGCAACGAGGCGACCGAGGACACCATCACGGTCCTGGTGCACTGGGAGAACAAGGAGACCAAGGGCCACGCGACGGGCGTGTACACGGCGTCGTGGACGGCGCCGCAGCGCGCGGGCGTGCACTCGAACCAGTACTTTCACTACCTGGCCAAGGACGGCGAGATCCGCATCGACCAGGCCAAGCGCGGCTACGACGTCGCCGACGACAACGTCGGGCAGCTCATGTGGTACAACCCCTTCTACATGAAGTACGCCCCCGACGAGGACGGCAACTTTGCCGGTCAGTCGGGCTACGGTTACATCTCGATGGAGAAGTTTGTCGACGGCTGCCGCGCCATCAACGCCGGCTCGCTCAAGCCCGAGGACCTCGACGCAAAGGGACTGCCGACGCTCAAGAACACCATTGCTACGACTGCGATTCTCGAGGCTGGCCGGAGGGCTATCGATGAGAACCGCGAGGTTATGATTGAGATAAAGGATGGTGTTTGGTCGCTGGTTTAG